The following proteins are co-located in the Microvirga ossetica genome:
- the addA gene encoding double-strand break repair helicase AddA, translating to MSTDLVIPDYTKDAQRRAANPRASAWVSANAGAGKTKVLTDRVVRLLLAGSLPGRILCLTFTKAAAANMAIRVFERLGRWVTLDEDSLVTELTELEGAKPTRAQVKLARTLFARAVETPGGLKIDTIHAFCERLLHLVPFEANVPARFAVLDESQTDEMLAQATSNVMADAASGNFPELAEALDIVSVDAVGDALAAAIDAALKCKRFLHDRAGPARLRRELGLGPDETLESVERAMLEGGLKPQDWPAIAQELLAGKATDQKRAASLIAAAEARDVADKLENYLSVFLTDGGTPRKGSAFLTKDVGESLKDALLREQDRVCALIDKRKAARAAERTGALFTLAAEIHTRVEQAKMRLGALDFQDLIDKTLALLSRGDTAWVLYKLDRGIDHVLIDEAQDTNPEQWEILRKITEDFTAGAGANGQRMRTLFAVGDPKQSIYGFQGAAPQQFETTRRSWSQKVREAELHFEDVSLTMSFRSGRTVLSAVDATFALERNFKGLSFEDKAIGTVHESARPHAPGLVELWPIETPAEEEEPEAWVLPIDEPEQHAPPVIVARRIAQAVKCWTTKGDEMGRVWTAGDVLVLVRKRGAAFEAVIRALKGAGVPVAGADRLNIGEHIAVLDLVAAGRAALLPDDDLTLATALKSPLVGLTDDDLIRIATDRAEDESLHAALTRHADTGDAKARRGCEALSAWRELARIHGPFGFFATLLGPRGGRSLLVARLGSEAGDAIDAFLCFAHQSEMTETPSLTVFLNRFESASHTIKRDLDSVNDEVRVMTVHGAKGLEAPIVVLIDGCEVLGRDPALLQLQTETGDRIPVWAPGRNSDSGAMIQARELLHAKGYEEHNRLLYVAMTRAKDRLVIAPYRTNGNETRQEAWCEMIRHGLVAKAGGLERDEAPYGEIAVWREGSPLARPLAAEADVPPLDPIAVPDWLTTMVLPEPEPLPPIRPSSALGAADRMTRPGDGPYAPEARLRGTLVHALLERLPALSPEHRESMARAYVKARAPRLPMELRESVLANALAVLDHPDLKPLFGKGSRAEAPIAGRVLTAEGAIMVSGQIDRLAVLESDVLVADFKTTARPPKAGQPPPRSYVAQLALYRMLLAEIYPGKRIRTFLIWTSGPVIHELMEPDLESALTLIKAA from the coding sequence ATGAGCACGGATCTCGTCATCCCGGACTACACCAAGGATGCGCAGCGCCGCGCCGCCAATCCGCGCGCCTCGGCCTGGGTGTCAGCCAATGCGGGCGCGGGAAAAACCAAGGTGCTCACCGACCGCGTGGTGCGTCTGCTGCTCGCGGGCTCCCTGCCCGGCCGGATCCTCTGCCTCACCTTCACCAAGGCCGCCGCCGCCAACATGGCGATCCGCGTGTTCGAGCGCCTGGGGCGCTGGGTGACGCTCGACGAGGACAGCCTCGTCACGGAATTGACGGAACTCGAAGGCGCGAAGCCGACGCGTGCCCAAGTGAAGCTCGCGCGCACGCTCTTCGCCCGAGCGGTGGAGACGCCGGGCGGATTGAAGATCGACACCATCCACGCCTTCTGCGAGCGGCTGCTGCACCTCGTGCCGTTCGAGGCCAACGTGCCCGCGCGCTTCGCCGTGCTCGACGAGAGCCAGACCGACGAGATGCTGGCGCAGGCGACATCCAATGTGATGGCCGATGCGGCGAGCGGCAATTTCCCGGAACTGGCGGAAGCCCTCGACATCGTCAGCGTCGATGCGGTGGGCGATGCGCTCGCCGCCGCCATCGACGCGGCTCTGAAATGCAAGCGGTTCCTGCACGATCGGGCAGGCCCTGCGCGGCTTCGCAGGGAGCTCGGTCTGGGGCCGGACGAGACGCTTGAGAGTGTCGAGCGAGCGATGCTCGAAGGCGGACTCAAGCCACAGGACTGGCCTGCCATCGCGCAGGAACTTCTCGCCGGAAAAGCGACCGACCAGAAACGGGCCGCCTCCCTCATCGCTGCCGCCGAGGCCAGGGACGTCGCAGACAAGCTCGAAAACTACCTCTCGGTCTTCCTCACGGATGGCGGTACGCCGCGCAAGGGCTCGGCCTTCCTCACCAAGGATGTCGGCGAGAGCCTGAAGGACGCGCTGCTGCGCGAGCAGGATCGCGTGTGCGCGCTCATCGACAAGCGCAAGGCCGCGCGCGCCGCCGAGCGCACGGGGGCTCTCTTCACGCTCGCCGCCGAAATCCACACCCGCGTCGAGCAGGCGAAGATGCGTCTCGGCGCGCTCGACTTCCAGGATCTCATCGACAAGACCCTGGCGCTGCTCTCGCGCGGCGACACGGCCTGGGTGCTCTACAAGCTCGATCGCGGCATCGACCACGTGCTGATCGACGAGGCGCAGGACACGAACCCCGAGCAATGGGAGATCCTGCGCAAGATCACCGAGGATTTCACCGCGGGCGCCGGTGCGAACGGCCAACGCATGCGCACGCTCTTTGCGGTCGGCGATCCCAAGCAGTCGATCTACGGCTTTCAAGGAGCAGCGCCCCAGCAATTCGAGACGACACGCCGAAGCTGGTCGCAGAAGGTGCGCGAGGCGGAGCTTCATTTCGAGGACGTGTCGCTGACCATGTCGTTCCGCTCAGGGAGAACCGTGCTCTCGGCGGTCGACGCCACCTTCGCTCTCGAGCGGAATTTCAAGGGCCTGTCCTTCGAGGACAAGGCCATCGGCACCGTGCACGAGTCTGCGCGTCCGCATGCGCCGGGCCTCGTGGAATTGTGGCCCATCGAGACGCCCGCCGAGGAAGAGGAGCCGGAGGCCTGGGTTCTGCCCATCGACGAGCCCGAGCAGCATGCGCCGCCCGTCATCGTCGCGCGCCGCATCGCGCAGGCGGTGAAATGCTGGACCACCAAGGGCGACGAGATGGGGCGCGTCTGGACGGCCGGCGACGTGCTCGTGCTGGTGCGCAAGCGCGGCGCCGCCTTCGAGGCGGTGATCCGCGCCCTCAAAGGGGCAGGCGTGCCGGTGGCCGGCGCCGACCGGCTCAATATCGGCGAGCACATCGCCGTGCTCGATCTCGTGGCGGCGGGCCGCGCGGCGCTGCTGCCGGACGACGATCTCACGCTCGCGACCGCGCTGAAATCTCCGCTCGTGGGACTGACCGACGACGATCTCATCCGCATCGCCACCGACCGCGCAGAGGATGAATCGTTGCATGCGGCGCTGACCCGCCATGCGGATACCGGCGATGCGAAGGCGAGGCGCGGATGCGAAGCGTTGAGCGCGTGGCGCGAGCTCGCGCGCATCCACGGCCCCTTCGGCTTCTTCGCCACCCTGCTAGGTCCCCGCGGCGGACGCTCGCTGCTCGTGGCACGCTTGGGCAGCGAAGCGGGCGACGCCATCGATGCCTTCCTGTGCTTCGCGCATCAATCGGAGATGACGGAGACGCCCTCACTCACCGTTTTCCTCAACCGCTTCGAATCGGCCTCCCACACCATCAAGCGCGACCTCGATTCCGTGAACGACGAGGTGCGCGTGATGACCGTGCACGGAGCGAAAGGCCTCGAGGCTCCCATCGTCGTGCTCATCGACGGCTGCGAGGTGCTCGGCCGCGATCCGGCGCTGCTGCAGTTGCAGACGGAAACCGGCGACAGGATCCCGGTCTGGGCGCCGGGCAGGAATTCCGATTCGGGCGCGATGATTCAGGCGCGCGAACTCCTGCACGCCAAGGGCTATGAGGAGCACAACCGGCTGCTCTACGTCGCCATGACCCGCGCCAAGGACCGCCTGGTGATCGCGCCCTACCGGACGAACGGCAACGAGACCAGGCAGGAGGCCTGGTGCGAGATGATCCGCCACGGGCTCGTCGCGAAGGCCGGCGGCCTGGAACGCGATGAAGCGCCCTATGGCGAGATCGCGGTCTGGCGCGAGGGCTCGCCCCTCGCACGCCCGCTCGCCGCAGAAGCGGACGTGCCGCCGCTCGATCCCATCGCCGTGCCGGACTGGCTGACGACGATGGTTCTGCCGGAGCCGGAGCCCTTGCCCCCGATCCGCCCCTCGAGCGCGCTCGGCGCCGCCGACCGCATGACGCGGCCCGGCGACGGGCCCTATGCACCCGAGGCGCGGCTGCGCGGCACCCTGGTCCATGCCCTGCTGGAACGCCTGCCGGCGCTCTCGCCCGAGCATCGGGAGAGCATGGCGCGCGCTTACGTGAAAGCGCGCGCGCCGCGTCTGCCCATGGAGCTGCGCGAATCGGTTCTGGCCAATGCTCTCGCCGTGCTCGATCATCCCGACCTGAAGCCGCTCTTCGGCAAGGGCTCGCGGGCGGAGGCGCCCATCGCCGGGCGGGTGCTGACAGCCGAGGGCGCGATCATGGTCTCGGGCCAGATCGACCGGCTGGCCGTTCTCGAATCGGACGTGCTGGTGGCCGATTTCAAGACGACCGCGCGCCCGCCGAAAGCGGGCCAGCCGCCGCCGCGCTCCTACGTGGCCCAGCTCGCCCTCTACCGGATGCTGCTCGCCGAGATCTATCCGGGAAAGCGCATCCGCACCTTCCTGATCTGGACCTCGGGCCCGGTGATCCACGAGCTCATGGAACCGGACCTGGAATCGGCACTTACCCTCATCAAAGCGGCGTGA
- the trxA gene encoding thioredoxin, translating into MATVKVTDSSFAQDVLQSSEPVVVDFWAEWCGPCRMIGPALEEISDEMAGKVKIAKLNVDENPQVSSQLGIRSIPALMLFKDGKVVAQKVGAAPKGELSRWIQASA; encoded by the coding sequence ATGGCGACCGTTAAGGTGACCGACTCAAGCTTCGCGCAGGACGTCCTGCAATCCTCCGAGCCCGTCGTGGTCGATTTCTGGGCCGAGTGGTGCGGTCCCTGCCGCATGATCGGCCCGGCGCTGGAAGAGATTTCCGACGAGATGGCAGGCAAGGTGAAGATCGCCAAGCTCAACGTCGACGAGAACCCGCAGGTCTCGTCCCAGCTCGGCATCCGCTCGATCCCGGCGCTGATGCTGTTCAAGGACGGCAAGGTCGTCGCCCAGAAGGTCGGCGCCGCCCCCAAGGGCGAGCTCTCCCGCTGGATCCAGGCTTCGGCATAA
- a CDS encoding bifunctional folylpolyglutamate synthase/dihydrofolate synthase: MDSSDALIARFLALHPKTIDLSLGRIQRLLGQLGHPERRLPPTIHVAGTNGKGSTIAFMRAILESAGLAVHVYTSPHLVRFHERIRLGRIGGGRYVTEERLVEAFRRCEAVNAGEPITVFEITTAAALLLFSEEPADVLLLEVGLGGRFDATNVIDSPAAAIVTPIGHDHAEYLGTTLHAIAGEKAGIFKRGCPAVIAPQDYIEADQTLFAEAERIGAAPILVGQQDFSVHEEGGRLVYQDENGLLDLPRPKLFGRHQYVNAGTAIAALRAAGFEQFETSAFEAGVTRAEWPGRLQRLNRGRLPEIAPKDCEIWLDGGHNPDGGRVLAAAMADQSERSDAPLVLIAGMLGTKDSQAFFKNFAGLAREVIAVPIAGQIAARPADEVASIAASVGLTTSTAPSVESALAALHNYVWDRPPRVLICGSLYLAGEVLAANGTLPE; this comes from the coding sequence ATGGATTCCTCCGATGCGCTGATCGCGCGCTTTCTCGCCCTGCATCCGAAGACCATCGATCTCTCGCTCGGGCGCATCCAGCGGCTTCTGGGTCAGCTCGGCCATCCCGAGCGCCGCCTGCCGCCCACGATCCATGTGGCGGGCACCAACGGCAAGGGCTCGACCATCGCCTTCATGCGGGCGATCCTGGAGAGCGCGGGGCTTGCCGTCCATGTCTATACCTCGCCCCATCTCGTGCGCTTCCACGAGCGCATCCGGCTAGGGCGGATCGGCGGCGGGCGCTATGTGACTGAGGAGAGGCTTGTCGAGGCCTTCCGGCGCTGCGAGGCGGTGAATGCGGGCGAGCCGATCACCGTGTTCGAGATCACGACCGCGGCCGCCCTGCTGCTCTTCTCGGAGGAGCCTGCCGACGTGCTCCTGCTCGAAGTCGGCTTGGGGGGCCGCTTCGACGCCACCAACGTCATCGACAGCCCGGCCGCCGCAATCGTCACGCCCATCGGTCACGACCACGCGGAATATCTCGGCACCACGCTTCATGCCATCGCCGGGGAGAAGGCCGGCATCTTCAAGCGCGGCTGCCCGGCCGTCATCGCGCCGCAGGATTACATCGAGGCCGACCAGACCCTGTTCGCCGAAGCCGAGCGCATCGGCGCCGCGCCGATCCTCGTGGGCCAGCAGGATTTCTCCGTGCACGAGGAAGGCGGACGCCTCGTCTACCAGGACGAGAACGGTCTCCTCGATCTGCCGCGCCCAAAACTCTTCGGGCGGCATCAATACGTCAATGCCGGGACGGCGATCGCAGCCCTGCGCGCGGCCGGCTTCGAGCAATTCGAAACCTCGGCCTTCGAGGCGGGCGTCACCCGGGCCGAATGGCCGGGCCGCCTGCAGCGGCTCAACCGGGGTCGCCTGCCGGAGATCGCGCCGAAGGATTGCGAGATCTGGCTCGACGGCGGCCACAACCCCGATGGCGGCCGGGTGCTTGCCGCCGCCATGGCCGACCAGAGCGAACGCTCGGACGCGCCTCTCGTGCTCATCGCCGGCATGCTCGGCACGAAGGACAGCCAGGCCTTCTTCAAGAATTTCGCCGGCCTCGCGCGCGAGGTGATCGCCGTGCCGATCGCCGGCCAGATCGCTGCGCGCCCGGCAGACGAGGTCGCGTCTATCGCGGCCAGTGTCGGGCTCACCACCTCGACTGCGCCGAGCGTCGAATCGGCACTCGCGGCGCTTCACAACTACGTCTGGGACCGCCCGCCCCGCGTGCTGATCTGCGGCTCGCTCTACCTCGCCGGCGAAGTCCTGGCGGCGAACGGGACATTGCCGGAGTAA
- the accD gene encoding acetyl-CoA carboxylase, carboxyltransferase subunit beta, whose amino-acid sequence MNWISEVVRPKIKTLFKREAPDNLWIKCPETGQVVFHKDVEANQWVIPGSNHHMRISATQRLQLMFDNGTWLDVALPEVAVDPLKFRDEKKYIDRLKDARTKTGQQDAFKVGFGRVEELPMTVAVQDFGFMGGSLGMAAGEAFIKGAETALDKKTPFVLFAGSGGARMQEGILSLMQMPRTTVAIRRLRDAKLPYIVVLTNPTTGGVTASYAMLGDVHLAEPGALIGFAGPRVIEQTIREKLPDGFQRAEYLKEHGMVDAVVHRHDLKATVARLSRLFTKAPSVHIPATPVGPDVTAAAAE is encoded by the coding sequence ATGAACTGGATTTCCGAAGTCGTCCGTCCGAAGATCAAGACGCTCTTCAAGCGCGAGGCGCCGGACAATCTGTGGATCAAGTGCCCGGAGACGGGGCAGGTGGTGTTCCACAAGGATGTGGAGGCGAACCAGTGGGTGATCCCCGGTTCCAACCACCACATGCGCATCTCCGCCACCCAGCGCCTGCAGCTCATGTTCGACAACGGCACCTGGCTCGACGTGGCCCTGCCCGAGGTCGCCGTCGATCCGTTGAAATTCCGGGACGAGAAGAAATACATCGACCGCTTGAAGGATGCCCGCACCAAGACCGGCCAGCAGGATGCGTTCAAGGTCGGCTTCGGCCGGGTCGAGGAACTGCCGATGACCGTCGCCGTGCAGGATTTCGGCTTCATGGGCGGGTCGCTCGGCATGGCGGCGGGCGAGGCCTTCATCAAGGGCGCGGAAACGGCGCTCGACAAGAAGACCCCCTTCGTGCTCTTCGCCGGCTCCGGCGGCGCGCGCATGCAGGAGGGCATCCTCTCCCTGATGCAGATGCCGCGCACCACGGTGGCGATCCGCCGCCTGCGCGATGCGAAGCTGCCCTATATCGTCGTGCTCACCAACCCGACCACGGGCGGCGTGACCGCGTCCTATGCCATGCTCGGCGACGTGCATCTGGCCGAGCCCGGCGCGCTCATCGGCTTTGCCGGCCCGCGCGTGATCGAGCAGACCATCCGCGAGAAGCTGCCCGACGGCTTCCAGCGCGCCGAATACCTGAAGGAGCACGGCATGGTCGATGCGGTGGTGCACCGGCACGACCTGAAAGCGACGGTCGCCCGCCTGTCGCGCCTCTTCACCAAGGCACCGTCGGTCCATATTCCTGCGACCCCGGTCGGCCCTGACGTGACGGCCGCTGCGGCCGAGTAA
- the trpA gene encoding tryptophan synthase subunit alpha, with protein MTQRIEARFQQCRAEGRAALVTYVMAGDPDPETSLEILKSLPKAGADIVEFGLPFTDPMADGPAIQAAGLRALKMGQDTVKTLDLVRRFRAGDQDTPVILMGYFNPIYVYGVDRFLADAKEAGVDGLIVVDLPPEEDDELCLPALKAGLAFIRLATPTTDDKRLPAVLANTAGFVYYVSITGITGAATPDFGKVATAVERIKRHTPLPVVVGFGVKSGAHAASVAKGADGVVVGSAIIDALKNTLDAEDRATAGSVAAVTKLVKELSDGVRSVAKRAAA; from the coding sequence ATGACCCAACGCATCGAAGCCCGCTTCCAACAATGCCGCGCGGAAGGCCGCGCCGCGCTCGTCACCTATGTGATGGCCGGCGACCCGGATCCGGAGACGTCGCTCGAGATCCTGAAGAGCCTGCCGAAGGCCGGGGCCGACATCGTCGAGTTCGGGCTGCCCTTCACCGATCCCATGGCCGACGGCCCGGCGATCCAGGCGGCGGGCCTGCGGGCCCTGAAGATGGGCCAGGACACGGTCAAGACCCTCGACCTGGTCCGCCGCTTCCGGGCCGGGGACCAGGACACGCCCGTGATCCTCATGGGCTATTTCAACCCGATCTATGTCTACGGCGTCGACCGCTTCCTTGCCGATGCGAAAGAGGCGGGCGTCGACGGCCTGATCGTCGTCGACCTGCCGCCGGAGGAGGATGACGAGCTCTGCCTGCCGGCCCTCAAGGCAGGCCTTGCCTTCATTCGGCTGGCCACCCCGACGACCGACGACAAGCGCCTGCCGGCGGTGCTCGCGAACACGGCGGGCTTCGTCTATTACGTCTCGATCACCGGCATCACAGGCGCCGCGACGCCGGATTTCGGCAAGGTCGCGACGGCCGTGGAGCGGATCAAGCGCCACACGCCGCTTCCCGTCGTGGTCGGCTTCGGCGTGAAGAGCGGGGCGCATGCGGCTTCGGTGGCTAAAGGAGCCGACGGCGTGGTGGTGGGCTCGGCGATCATCGACGCCCTGAAAAACACCCTCGATGCCGAGGATCGCGCAACGGCAGGTTCGGTCGCGGCGGTGACGAAGCTGGTGAAGGAACTGAGCGACGGCGTGCGCTCGGTGGCAAAACGCGCCGCGGCCTAA
- the trpB gene encoding tryptophan synthase subunit beta: MSAQAQPNSFRTGPDERGHFGTFGGRFVAETLMPNILELEKAYEAARNDPSFHADMASYSTHYIGRPSPLYYAERMTEHLGGAKIYFKREELNHTGAHKVNNVLGQILLARRMGKKRIIAETGAGQHGVATATLCARFGLDCVVYMGAVDVERQKPNVFRMHMLGAKVVPVQSGTKTLKDAMNEALRDWVTNVSDTFYCIGTVAGPHPYPAMVRDFQCVIGNETREQMMEAEGRLPDSLVACIGGGSNAIGLFHPFLDDKDIEIYGVEAAGHGLDKLHAASLSGGRPGVLHGNRTYLLMDHDGQIQDAHSISAGLDYPGIGPEHAWLHEMGRVTYLSATDTEALEAFQLCSRLEGILPALEPSHALAKVMELAPKKPKDHLMVVNISGRGDKDLFQIAEHLGDQIV; this comes from the coding sequence GTGTCAGCTCAAGCCCAACCCAATTCCTTCCGCACCGGTCCCGACGAGCGCGGGCATTTCGGCACCTTCGGCGGCCGCTTCGTCGCCGAGACCCTGATGCCGAACATCCTCGAGCTGGAAAAGGCCTATGAGGCGGCGAGGAACGATCCGTCCTTCCATGCCGACATGGCGAGCTACTCGACCCATTACATCGGCCGCCCGAGCCCGCTCTATTACGCGGAGCGCATGACCGAGCATCTCGGTGGCGCGAAAATCTACTTCAAGCGCGAAGAGCTGAACCATACCGGCGCGCACAAGGTGAACAACGTGCTCGGCCAGATCCTTCTCGCCCGCCGCATGGGCAAGAAGCGCATCATCGCCGAGACCGGCGCCGGCCAGCATGGCGTGGCCACCGCAACGCTCTGCGCGCGCTTCGGCCTCGACTGCGTGGTCTATATGGGCGCGGTCGACGTGGAACGGCAGAAGCCGAACGTGTTCCGGATGCACATGCTCGGCGCCAAGGTCGTGCCCGTGCAGTCCGGAACGAAGACCCTGAAAGACGCCATGAACGAGGCTCTGCGCGACTGGGTCACGAACGTCTCCGACACCTTCTACTGCATCGGCACGGTGGCGGGGCCGCATCCCTATCCGGCCATGGTGCGCGACTTCCAGTGCGTCATTGGCAACGAGACCCGCGAGCAGATGATGGAAGCCGAAGGCCGCCTGCCGGATTCGCTCGTCGCCTGCATCGGCGGCGGCTCCAACGCCATCGGCCTGTTCCACCCGTTCCTCGACGACAAGGACATCGAGATCTACGGCGTGGAAGCCGCCGGCCACGGCCTCGACAAGCTGCATGCGGCCTCGCTCTCCGGCGGCCGTCCGGGCGTACTGCACGGCAACCGCACCTATCTGCTCATGGACCATGACGGGCAGATCCAAGACGCCCATTCCATCTCCGCCGGCCTCGATTATCCCGGCATCGGCCCGGAGCATGCCTGGCTGCACGAGATGGGCCGCGTGACATACCTCTCCGCCACCGACACGGAGGCGCTGGAAGCCTTCCAGCTCTGCTCTCGCCTCGAGGGCATCCTGCCAGCGCTCGAGCCCAGCCATGCGCTCGCCAAGGTGATGGAGCTCGCGCCGAAGAAGCCGAAGGATCACCTGATGGTGGTCAACATCAGCGGCCGCGGCGACAAGGACCTGTTCCAGATCGCCGAGCATCTGGGCGACCAGATCGTTTAA
- a CDS encoding phosphoribosylanthranilate isomerase translates to MDNLIKICGLSTPETLDVALGAGADLVGFVRYPKSPRHVSLDLGHRLSLQAKGRAQRVVLLVNPGDEDIAQAIEAINPDLIQLHGSETPERVAEIRSMVRRPVMKAFGIAEPSDLKALTPYAGGVDRILLDAKPPRTANALPGGNGLAFDWRVLNGLDPKLSFMLSGGLTPDNVAEAIRLTKSQAVDVSTGVESGPGLKDPARIEAFIRAARTAFAAAHH, encoded by the coding sequence ATGGACAACCTGATTAAAATCTGTGGGCTCTCCACGCCCGAGACCCTCGACGTCGCCCTTGGAGCGGGCGCGGATCTCGTCGGCTTCGTGCGGTACCCTAAGAGCCCCCGTCACGTGAGCCTCGATCTCGGCCACCGTCTTTCCCTGCAGGCGAAGGGACGGGCGCAGCGCGTCGTTCTTCTGGTCAATCCCGGCGACGAGGACATCGCCCAGGCCATCGAGGCCATCAACCCTGACCTGATCCAGCTGCATGGAAGCGAGACGCCCGAGCGCGTGGCCGAGATCCGGTCGATGGTCAGGCGGCCGGTCATGAAGGCTTTCGGCATTGCGGAGCCTTCGGATCTCAAGGCGCTGACCCCCTATGCCGGTGGCGTCGACCGCATCCTGCTCGACGCCAAGCCGCCCCGCACGGCGAATGCCCTGCCCGGCGGCAACGGGCTCGCCTTCGACTGGCGGGTCCTGAACGGGCTTGACCCCAAGCTTTCCTTCATGTTGTCAGGGGGCCTCACTCCCGACAACGTGGCGGAGGCGATCCGACTTACCAAGTCGCAGGCCGTCGATGTGTCGACCGGGGTGGAAAGCGGACCGGGTCTCAAGGATCCGGCGCGGATCGAGGCCTTCATCAGGGCCGCCCGGACAGCATTCGCTGCTGCCCATCACTAA